The proteins below come from a single Lepeophtheirus salmonis chromosome 4, UVic_Lsal_1.4, whole genome shotgun sequence genomic window:
- the LOC121115899 gene encoding uncharacterized protein isoform X10 — protein sequence MMDSSNLPKKIYRDTEQNLHADLCGFYSSSEPWFEEQASFSSLPPALLDQDDPATERDLSLVVRLESSVPPHKSKKKWRKPRTRIISNPVEFLLEDPLYNLYSDPSTNPLRFSKGGSKKFGFQEENFVLSAIFCAIEEGNVAGLDKLLSMANIDVNQTNKHGEGAVHIAAGLGQMDVLKALANKGANIGLVDNQGDSAVYWAARQGHEDIIQYLVSQGVHINQQNKTGESCLHTACKYGHHAVVEYLSKTHINLDLQDSHLDSAMHVACWHGFPKIVQTLCQAGANANLRNEDGETALHAAASRGHLECLKGLVEDSKVEIDEKDVYGNTPLLLSIRRHYTNVAMYLLHNGVDFDIVNKNGDSPIHIASSEGLLGLAQSLCAFGCSVDTSNKNGDYPIHYAAKEGQTEIVRCLCLAGCRIDVRNKENVTPEMAALAQGHGVTSDLIKRLKRDSCCDDYIEQLIPSSSSISKIKLKLFGNSATGKTTLIDTLKAGYFTGLFRRSKKGGGSTTSVPSAARKQKPLKGNTSRSSSPAVARKPIATLSLSAATAAAIPAVKPVNAPKNPIPSRTSRLTQVPKSGPRNTGISNGPSTSSSSSTKTTKSLTLRAPSDRSSTTTIGIARSSSSVKRSPAKPVTQRSNTSRITPAIQKTMVKGSATITKQSPVPMPSPFSFSSTSKSGPSKKKTIPAVLPKPSRGSWQKHLASEVPSKRTLKDEDHTIGGNQDPTLLITSKQHSNGNGALPISRSPSLNYDMVHDNYTRCIDINQSNFGNSIGDLSIWEFSGMDNYHLLYDHFVGNTQCIHAILFNLADSYHNQLSQIRFWLSFLQCRIPPVEPLRDCGKSSKPAQILLIATHPDIVQCQKNSSSGEYISPQTDTLVQKIREEFGNIFNIGKPFIIDANAASSPGIKSLKTALSNIKQEIIEGLPRSTRFLESVANYLGEWRRCLSSFPVVSWRDFISHVREQINPLAAEDHMKEIIQQFQLMGEVVYLKGETTPDLIVLDPKWLCNSVCGKILSRENMSTSRSTGCYSIEDFQLAFPQWEARDLLPILESLGLCTQCDLGRNEEVLYEFPCFNTTETLEGLWKASEKYKLYGGIVIKSNTANFVLDLIFPRFQVHLRRHYIRKLIEINNDSGVTSSNEDIDLYQWSSGSKFCSGVVEGLTLVKVDEKDEENNIIEVKVRGPKNSERDCFFFLEELLGIMDQVLLEMAPGLTIQKYILSTIELRNHTLNQPYEFSSTLILRSMLENIQNCEDEDEVFDVKILNGNIGKHERILDLVLFGSDEIRSILKPGIFLPVKSLSTLTRQLLCQKLDPTDPLGKDWCLLAVKMGLSDRVPKLENTSSSSQTLRLLDEWEQKHITDTNSLCTIGDLMNFTDKMGREDVVETLASGSSLYRILSLSEQATDSPGESRRVVQRSSYTSNLSR from the exons atgatggaCTCCTCCAATCttccaaaaaagatttatcGTGACACGGAACAAAATCTACATGCGGATCTCTGTGGTTTTTACTCTTCATCTGAGCCCTGGTTTGAGGAACAGGCATCCTTCTCATCCCTTCCACCTGCTCTCCTTGATCAAGACGATCCAGCTACAGAAAGGGATTTATCTCTTGTTGTGCGGCTAGAGTCTTCTGTACCTCCGCACAAGAGTAAAAAGAAGTGGAGAAAGCCTCGTACAAGGATCATTTCCAATCCAGTAGAGTTTTTATTAGAAGATCCTCTCTATAATTTGTACAGTGATCCATCAACAAATCCATTGAGGTTTTCCAAAGGAGGCTCtaaaaaatttggatttcaG GAAGAAAATTTTGTACTCTCTGCTATTTTCTGTGCCATTGAAGAAGGGAACGTTGCAGGCCTGGATAAACTTCTCTCCATGGCCAACATTGACGTCAATCAAACGAATAAACATGGTGAGGGAGCAGTTCACATTGCTGCTGGATTAGGACAAATGGACGTTTTAAAAGCACTTGCAAATAAAGGAGCCAACATTGGTCTTGTGGATAATCAAGGGGATAGTGCCGTTTACTGGGCTGCAAGACAGGGGCATGAGGATATTATTCAGTATCTTGTGAGCCAAGGAGTACATATCAATCAACAAAATaag ACTGGAGAATCTTGCTTACATACTGCATGCAAATATGGCCATCACGCAGTTGTTGAATACTTATCGAAAACCCatataaatttggatttgcaGGATTCG CACTTGGACTCTGCCATGCATGTAGCATGTTGGCATGGATTTCCTAAAATAGTACAAACGCTCTGTCAAGCTGGTGCCAATGCAAATCTTAGAAATGAG gaCGGAGAAACGGCTCTTCATGCTGCTGCTTCCCGTGGACACTTGGAGTGTCTCAAGGGCTTGGTGGAGGACTCAAAAGTAGAGATAGATGAAAAAGACGTCTATGGGAACACTCCACTTTTACTATCGATTCGAAGACACTACACCAATGTTGCCATGTATCTCCTGCACAATGGAGTAGATTTTGACATTGTGAATAAG AATGGAGATTCACCAATCCACATTGCCTCTTCAGAAGGCCTCTTAGGACTTGCACAATCCCTCTGTGCTTTTGGATGTTCAGTggatacatcaaataaaaatggagaCTATCCCATCCACTATGCTGCTAAGGAAGGTCAGACTGAGATTGTGCGCTGTCTTTGTTTGGCTGGCTGTCGAATTGATGTTCGTAATAAGGAAAATGTGACCCCTGAAATGGCAGCTCTAGCTCAGGGACATGGTGTTACAAGTGATTTGATTAAGAGATTGAAAAGG GATTCGTGCTGTGACGATTACATTGAACAATTAATTCCTTCTTCTTCCTCGATTTCTAAGATTAAACTAAAACTATTTGGAAATTCAGCCACTGGGAAAACAACGCTCATTGATACACTTAAAGCAGGCTATTTTACAGGGCTATTTCGTAGAAGTAAGAAAGGAGGAGGCTCCACTACGTCCGTCCCATCAGCTGCAAGAAAGCAGAAACCGctaaaag gtaacacGAGTCGCTCAAGCTCACCTGCAGTTGCCCGTAAGCCCATAGCAACTTTATCTCTCTCAGCTGCCACAGCAGCTGCAATTCCAGCTGTAAAGCCTGTAAATGCTCCTAAAAACCCCATCCCGTCTCGTACTTCTCGACTCACTCAAGTACCCAAATCTGGTCCCAGAAACACTGGTATATCCAATGGCCCTTCTACATCATCAAGCTCTTCcacaaaaactacaaaatccCTCACTCTCAGGGCTCCCTCTGATCGCTCTTCCACCACCACCATCGGAATAGCACGAAGCAGTAGTTCTGTTAAACGCTCTCCTGCTAAGCCCGTGACGCAGAGATCAAATACAAGTCGCATAACACCAGCTATTCAAAAGACAATGGTTAAAGGAAGTGCCACAATTACGAAGCAAAGTCCTGTCCCAATGCCAagtcctttttctttttcgtcAACAAGTAAGTCTGGGCCATCGAAAAAGAAAACTATTCCTGCTGTTCTTCCTAAGCCATCCCGAGGAAGTTGGCAAAAGCATTTAGCATCTGAAGTTCCATCGAAAAGAACTCTGAAAGATGAAGATCACACAATTGGAG GTAATCAAGATCCAACCCTCCTCATCACGTCTAAACAGCACTCAAACGGCAATGGAGCATTGCCCATAAGTAGAAGCCCGTCTTTAAACTATGACATGGTACATGACAACTACACTCGATGCATTGACATCAATCAAAGCAACTTTGGAAACAGCATCGGAGATCTGAGTATTTGGGAATTTTCTGGAATGGACAATTATCATTTACTTTACGATCATTTTGTTGGTAATACTCAGTGCATCCATGCAATTCTTTTTAATCTGGCCGATAGCTATCACAATCAATTGAGTCAAATTCGTTTTTGGTTGTCCTTTCTTCAGTGTCGCATTCCTCCAGTTGAGCCTCTGA gagattgtGGAAAATCCAGTAAACCAGCACAAATCCTTTTGATCGCTACTCATCCTGATATTGTTCAATGCCAAAAGAACTCCTCCAGTGGAGAGTATATCTCTCCACAAACTGACACTTTAGTTCAAAAGATACGTGAGGAGTTTGGAAACATTTTCAACATTGGAAAACCTTTTATCATTGATGCCAACGCAGCATCCAGTCCAGGGATTAAGTCTTTAAAGACAGCTCTTTCCAATATTAAACAAGAAATCATTGAG GGACTACCACGTTCCACACGATTTTTAGAGTCCGTGGCTAATTACTTAGGGGAATGGAGAAGATGTTTGAGCTCTTTCCCTGTTGTTTCATGGAGGGATTTCATCAGCCATGTCCGTGAGCAGATCAACCCTCTAGCTGCCGAGGATCACATGAAGGAAATTATTCAGCAGTTTCAACTAATGGGAGAG GTTGTGTATCTGAAAGGTGAAACAACTCCAGATCTTATTGTTTTAGATCCCAAATGGCTTTGCAACTCAGTGTGTGGTAAAATTCTTTCTCGTGAAAATATGAGTACTTCTCGAAGTACAGGATGCTACTCTATTGAAGATTTTCAATTAGCATTTCCCCAGTGGGAGGCAAGAGACTTGCTTCCCATTTTGGAATCTCTTGGTCTTTGTACTCAGTGTGATTTAGGTAGAAATGAAGAGGTGCTATATGAGTTCCCTTGTTTCAATACGACAGAGACGTTGGAAGGGCTTTGGAAGGCATCAGAGAAGTATAAACTCTACGGTGGCAttgtaattaaatcaaatacagCCAATTTTGTGTTGGATTTGATATTTCCTCGTTTCCAA GTTCATCTTCGCAGGCATTACATAAGGAAATTGATAGAAATCAATAATGATTCAGGAGTCACTTCAAGTAATGAGGATATAGATCTATACCAGTGGAGCTCTGGGTCCAAATTCTGTTCAGGAGTGGTTGAGGGATTGACCTTAGTTAAAGTCGATGAAAAAGACGAagagaataatattattgaagtaaAGGTCAGAGGTCCCAAGAACTCAGAAAGAGATTGTTTCTTTTTCCTTGAGGAACTTTTGGGTATCATGGATCAA GTGTTATTAGAAATGGCTCCGGGCTTAACAATCCAGAAGTATATACTAAGCACAATCGAACTCCGTAACCATACACTCAATCAGCCCTACGAATTTTCATCCACCCTTATTCTGCGATCCATGTTGGAAAACATTCAGAATTGCGAAGACGAGGATGAGGTATTTGATGTCAAGATTCTAAATGGGAACATCGGAAAGCATGAAAGGATCCTTGATTTGGTACTATTTGGCTCTGATGAG ATTCGCTCCATTTTAAAACCTGGAATTTTTCTCCCTGTCAAATCTCTGTCCACCCTGACCCGACAACTGCTGTGTCAGAAACTCGACCCCACTGATCCATTGGGTAAGGATTGGTGTCTCCTTGCTGTCAAAATGGGTCTTTCGGATCGTGTTCCCAAGTTGGAAAACACATCAAGTTCATCCCAAACTCTAAGACTCTTAGATGAGTGGGAACAGAAGCATATAACTGATACAAATAGTTTGTGTACAATTG GTGATTTAATGAACTTTACTGACAAAATGGGAAGAGAAGACGTCGTAGAGACTCTCGCTTCCGGCTCATCCCTATATCGCATCCTGTCTTTGAGCGAGCAAGCCACAGATTCACCAGGAGAAAGTCGTCGAGTAGTTCAAAGATCAAGTTATACTTCCAATTTATCAAGATGA
- the LOC121115899 gene encoding uncharacterized protein isoform X11 — protein MRVVALCNKLSKSRSSKLRGNGKDEPVCPGTPPIVSNMKEGIKANEEEENFVLSAIFCAIEEGNVAGLDKLLSMANIDVNQTNKHGEGAVHIAAGLGQMDVLKALANKGANIGLVDNQGDSAVYWAARQGHEDIIQYLVSQGVHINQQNKTGESCLHTACKYGHHAVVEYLSKTHINLDLQDSHLDSAMHVACWHGFPKIVQTLCQAGANANLRNEDGETALHAAASRGHLECLKGLVEDSKVEIDEKDVYGNTPLLLSIRRHYTNVAMYLLHNGVDFDIVNKNGDSPIHIASSEGLLGLAQSLCAFGCSVDTSNKNGDYPIHYAAKEGQTEIVRCLCLAGCRIDVRNKENVTPEMAALAQGHGVTSDLIKRLKRDSCCDDYIEQLIPSSSSISKIKLKLFGNSATGKTTLIDTLKAGYFTGLFRRSKKGGGSTTSVPSAARKQKPLKGNTSRSSSPAVARKPIATLSLSAATAAAIPAVKPVNAPKNPIPSRTSRLTQVPKSGPRNTGISNGPSTSSSSSTKTTKSLTLRAPSDRSSTTTIGIARSSSSVKRSPAKPVTQRSNTSRITPAIQKTMVKGSATITKQSPVPMPSPFSFSSTSKSGPSKKKTIPAVLPKPSRGSWQKHLASEVPSKRTLKDEDHTIGGNQDPTLLITSKQHSNGNGALPISRSPSLNYDMVHDNYTRCIDINQSNFGNSIGDLSIWEFSGMDNYHLLYDHFVGNTQCIHAILFNLADSYHNQLSQIRFWLSFLQCRIPPVEPLRDCGKSSKPAQILLIATHPDIVQCQKNSSSGEYISPQTDTLVQKIREEFGNIFNIGKPFIIDANAASSPGIKSLKTALSNIKQEIIEGKDAQAANILAENDFICPDGLSSTNLSYTLVTQREPENQGLPRSTRFLESVANYLGEWRRCLSSFPVVSWRDFISHVREQINPLAAEDHMKEIIQQFQLMGEVVYLKGETTPDLIVLDPKWLCNSVCGKILSRENMSTSRSTGCYSIEDFQLAFPQWEARDLLPILESLGLCTQCDLGRNEEVLYEFPCFNTTETLEGLWKASEKYKLYGGIVIKSNTANFVLDLIFPRFQVHLRRHYIRKLIEINNDSGVTSSNEDIDLYQWSSGSKFCSGVVEGLTLVKVDEKDEENNIIEVKVRGPKNSERDCFFFLEELLGIMDQVLLEMAPGLTIQKYILSTIELRNHTLNQPYEFSSTLILRSMLENIQNCEDEDEVFDVKILNGNIGKHERILDLVLFGSDEIRSILKPGIFLPVKSLSTLTRQLLCQKLDPTDPLGKDWCLLAVKMGLSDRVPKLENTSSSSQTLRLLDEWEQKHITDTNSLCTIGDLMNFTDKMGREDVVETLASGSSLYRILSLSEQATDSPGESRRVVQRSSYTSNLSR, from the exons ATGCGAGTTGTAGCACTTTGTAATAAGCTCTCAAAGTCTCGTAGTTCAAAACTACGCGGTAATGGAAAGGATGAGCCTGTATGTCCCGGTACTCCGCCTATTGTCTCAAATATGAAAGAAGGAATTAAAGCCAACGAAGAG GAAGAAAATTTTGTACTCTCTGCTATTTTCTGTGCCATTGAAGAAGGGAACGTTGCAGGCCTGGATAAACTTCTCTCCATGGCCAACATTGACGTCAATCAAACGAATAAACATGGTGAGGGAGCAGTTCACATTGCTGCTGGATTAGGACAAATGGACGTTTTAAAAGCACTTGCAAATAAAGGAGCCAACATTGGTCTTGTGGATAATCAAGGGGATAGTGCCGTTTACTGGGCTGCAAGACAGGGGCATGAGGATATTATTCAGTATCTTGTGAGCCAAGGAGTACATATCAATCAACAAAATaag ACTGGAGAATCTTGCTTACATACTGCATGCAAATATGGCCATCACGCAGTTGTTGAATACTTATCGAAAACCCatataaatttggatttgcaGGATTCG CACTTGGACTCTGCCATGCATGTAGCATGTTGGCATGGATTTCCTAAAATAGTACAAACGCTCTGTCAAGCTGGTGCCAATGCAAATCTTAGAAATGAG gaCGGAGAAACGGCTCTTCATGCTGCTGCTTCCCGTGGACACTTGGAGTGTCTCAAGGGCTTGGTGGAGGACTCAAAAGTAGAGATAGATGAAAAAGACGTCTATGGGAACACTCCACTTTTACTATCGATTCGAAGACACTACACCAATGTTGCCATGTATCTCCTGCACAATGGAGTAGATTTTGACATTGTGAATAAG AATGGAGATTCACCAATCCACATTGCCTCTTCAGAAGGCCTCTTAGGACTTGCACAATCCCTCTGTGCTTTTGGATGTTCAGTggatacatcaaataaaaatggagaCTATCCCATCCACTATGCTGCTAAGGAAGGTCAGACTGAGATTGTGCGCTGTCTTTGTTTGGCTGGCTGTCGAATTGATGTTCGTAATAAGGAAAATGTGACCCCTGAAATGGCAGCTCTAGCTCAGGGACATGGTGTTACAAGTGATTTGATTAAGAGATTGAAAAGG GATTCGTGCTGTGACGATTACATTGAACAATTAATTCCTTCTTCTTCCTCGATTTCTAAGATTAAACTAAAACTATTTGGAAATTCAGCCACTGGGAAAACAACGCTCATTGATACACTTAAAGCAGGCTATTTTACAGGGCTATTTCGTAGAAGTAAGAAAGGAGGAGGCTCCACTACGTCCGTCCCATCAGCTGCAAGAAAGCAGAAACCGctaaaag gtaacacGAGTCGCTCAAGCTCACCTGCAGTTGCCCGTAAGCCCATAGCAACTTTATCTCTCTCAGCTGCCACAGCAGCTGCAATTCCAGCTGTAAAGCCTGTAAATGCTCCTAAAAACCCCATCCCGTCTCGTACTTCTCGACTCACTCAAGTACCCAAATCTGGTCCCAGAAACACTGGTATATCCAATGGCCCTTCTACATCATCAAGCTCTTCcacaaaaactacaaaatccCTCACTCTCAGGGCTCCCTCTGATCGCTCTTCCACCACCACCATCGGAATAGCACGAAGCAGTAGTTCTGTTAAACGCTCTCCTGCTAAGCCCGTGACGCAGAGATCAAATACAAGTCGCATAACACCAGCTATTCAAAAGACAATGGTTAAAGGAAGTGCCACAATTACGAAGCAAAGTCCTGTCCCAATGCCAagtcctttttctttttcgtcAACAAGTAAGTCTGGGCCATCGAAAAAGAAAACTATTCCTGCTGTTCTTCCTAAGCCATCCCGAGGAAGTTGGCAAAAGCATTTAGCATCTGAAGTTCCATCGAAAAGAACTCTGAAAGATGAAGATCACACAATTGGAG GTAATCAAGATCCAACCCTCCTCATCACGTCTAAACAGCACTCAAACGGCAATGGAGCATTGCCCATAAGTAGAAGCCCGTCTTTAAACTATGACATGGTACATGACAACTACACTCGATGCATTGACATCAATCAAAGCAACTTTGGAAACAGCATCGGAGATCTGAGTATTTGGGAATTTTCTGGAATGGACAATTATCATTTACTTTACGATCATTTTGTTGGTAATACTCAGTGCATCCATGCAATTCTTTTTAATCTGGCCGATAGCTATCACAATCAATTGAGTCAAATTCGTTTTTGGTTGTCCTTTCTTCAGTGTCGCATTCCTCCAGTTGAGCCTCTGA gagattgtGGAAAATCCAGTAAACCAGCACAAATCCTTTTGATCGCTACTCATCCTGATATTGTTCAATGCCAAAAGAACTCCTCCAGTGGAGAGTATATCTCTCCACAAACTGACACTTTAGTTCAAAAGATACGTGAGGAGTTTGGAAACATTTTCAACATTGGAAAACCTTTTATCATTGATGCCAACGCAGCATCCAGTCCAGGGATTAAGTCTTTAAAGACAGCTCTTTCCAATATTAAACAAGAAATCATTGAG GGTAAGGACGCTCAAGCAGCAAATATTTTAGCTGAAAATGACTTCATTTGTCCAGATGGTTTGAGTTCTACAAATTTGTCTTATACACTTGTTACTCAAAGGGAGCCAGAGAATCAG GGACTACCACGTTCCACACGATTTTTAGAGTCCGTGGCTAATTACTTAGGGGAATGGAGAAGATGTTTGAGCTCTTTCCCTGTTGTTTCATGGAGGGATTTCATCAGCCATGTCCGTGAGCAGATCAACCCTCTAGCTGCCGAGGATCACATGAAGGAAATTATTCAGCAGTTTCAACTAATGGGAGAG GTTGTGTATCTGAAAGGTGAAACAACTCCAGATCTTATTGTTTTAGATCCCAAATGGCTTTGCAACTCAGTGTGTGGTAAAATTCTTTCTCGTGAAAATATGAGTACTTCTCGAAGTACAGGATGCTACTCTATTGAAGATTTTCAATTAGCATTTCCCCAGTGGGAGGCAAGAGACTTGCTTCCCATTTTGGAATCTCTTGGTCTTTGTACTCAGTGTGATTTAGGTAGAAATGAAGAGGTGCTATATGAGTTCCCTTGTTTCAATACGACAGAGACGTTGGAAGGGCTTTGGAAGGCATCAGAGAAGTATAAACTCTACGGTGGCAttgtaattaaatcaaatacagCCAATTTTGTGTTGGATTTGATATTTCCTCGTTTCCAA GTTCATCTTCGCAGGCATTACATAAGGAAATTGATAGAAATCAATAATGATTCAGGAGTCACTTCAAGTAATGAGGATATAGATCTATACCAGTGGAGCTCTGGGTCCAAATTCTGTTCAGGAGTGGTTGAGGGATTGACCTTAGTTAAAGTCGATGAAAAAGACGAagagaataatattattgaagtaaAGGTCAGAGGTCCCAAGAACTCAGAAAGAGATTGTTTCTTTTTCCTTGAGGAACTTTTGGGTATCATGGATCAA GTGTTATTAGAAATGGCTCCGGGCTTAACAATCCAGAAGTATATACTAAGCACAATCGAACTCCGTAACCATACACTCAATCAGCCCTACGAATTTTCATCCACCCTTATTCTGCGATCCATGTTGGAAAACATTCAGAATTGCGAAGACGAGGATGAGGTATTTGATGTCAAGATTCTAAATGGGAACATCGGAAAGCATGAAAGGATCCTTGATTTGGTACTATTTGGCTCTGATGAG ATTCGCTCCATTTTAAAACCTGGAATTTTTCTCCCTGTCAAATCTCTGTCCACCCTGACCCGACAACTGCTGTGTCAGAAACTCGACCCCACTGATCCATTGGGTAAGGATTGGTGTCTCCTTGCTGTCAAAATGGGTCTTTCGGATCGTGTTCCCAAGTTGGAAAACACATCAAGTTCATCCCAAACTCTAAGACTCTTAGATGAGTGGGAACAGAAGCATATAACTGATACAAATAGTTTGTGTACAATTG GTGATTTAATGAACTTTACTGACAAAATGGGAAGAGAAGACGTCGTAGAGACTCTCGCTTCCGGCTCATCCCTATATCGCATCCTGTCTTTGAGCGAGCAAGCCACAGATTCACCAGGAGAAAGTCGTCGAGTAGTTCAAAGATCAAGTTATACTTCCAATTTATCAAGATGA